GGCGCCGTGCAGGTTTTCCGTCCGTTGTTGAACAACGATTTAATCGTTGGTGCAGTTGGCGTGTTGCAGTTTGACGTGGTCGTTTCGCGTTTGAAATCTGAATACAACGTCGAAGCCATTTATGAAACCGTTAACGTCGCAACTGCACGTTGGGTGGAATGTGGCGACGCGAAAAAATTTGAAGAGTTTAAACGTAAAAACGAGCAAAACTTGGCGTTAGACGGTGGCGATAATCTTACTTACATCGCGCCAACAATGGTAAATCTAAACCTTGCGCAAGAACGTTATCCTGATGTGGCATTCTTTAAAACAAGAGAACATTAATGTAATAAAAATGATCTGCACCCCAAAACCTGGACACCTAATTTGAGGTGCAGATTATGTCCTACTCTTATCAATTTCGTTTGAAAATTATCAAGCTCGTCACCGAACAGGATTATGGTATCCGTGAGGTGGCTAAACTTCATAAAATTTCCCACGCTCTCGTCATTTATTGGCTAAAAGCATTTCGGGAAAGAGGGCTTGATGGCGTAAAATCGCCTCATACAAACCTTCAACCCCCGAAAATAGTGAAGCCAAAGATGAAAAAGAAAGACATTAAAATCCCGGAAACCACAGACTTTTCACCTAAAGCGTTTAAAAAGTTACAACGAGAACTCGCCTTGGCTCGTGCGGAGATAGCTTACCTAAAGGAGTTGGAGAAGCTCGACCGTCAAAAACAACGACAGAAAAAAAGAAAAATCATTGAAAGATTGAAGCCAGACCACGCGTTAAATGATTTACTTCGTGTGGCTAAAATGCCTCGCTCAAGTTTTTACTATAAAGAGATTAAGTGAAATTATCACGAGGTAAAAGAGGCTATCTTATCGCTGTATAAAAAGAACAGAAAACGAGATGGTTATCGCCCTATGACGTTTAAATTACGCCAAGTGGGTTTCCATTTGAATCATAAAACGGTGTTAAGACTAATGAATGAGTTAGGTATTCATTCCATTTTACGCAAAAAAAGACATGGAAAACGAGGAAAAACATCGCGTATAGCTCCGAATTTACTGAATCGTGATTTTACAGCAACGGCACTCAATCAAAAATGGATAACGGATGTAACGGAATTTCAGGTTGGGCAAGAAAAGCTTTATTTTTCACCGTTGATGGACTTGGCTAACCGAGAAATTATTGCCTATAACTTTGCAACACGCCCGAAGTTTTCATTGGTAAAAAAGATGTTAGAACAAGGGCTTAGTAGGATTAAACCGACAGAATGCCCGATTATTCATAGCGACCAAGGCGTATTGTATGGCTCGGCGGAATGGGTAAAGATGTTGGAGGGTAAAGCGGTTCAAAGTATGAGTCGCCGAGGAAATTGCTACGATAATGCGGTGATTGAAAGTTTTTTTGCGATATTAAAATCCGAGTGTTTTTACTCTCGGAGTTATAATTCAATCGCTGAATTACAGGCTGAGATTGAAGAATATTTGGTGTATTACAACCAAAAACGAATTAAACTTGGTTTAAAAGGATTGAGCCCGGTGCAATACCGAGCTCAATATTTAAGTTAACTAACCTGTCCAACTTTTTGGGGGTAGATCAAAACATACATCTCCGCAATAATTATCAAAAAGCTGTTGTTTGTATGGTGTTAGCTTACATCAGCATTGCCTTAATGGGCGTCTTTGTAAAATACGCCTCTGATGAATTACCGTCCAGTGAAATTTTATTTTCCCGTTTTTTTATTGATTTTGTTTTTCTCTTGCCCTTTTTGATTAAAGATGGGGATTTCAAAGTCGATATGTCCCAATGGAAGTTTCTCGTTTTGCGCAATCTAGCCGGCATTGCCCGTATGTTGCTAACCTTCTACGCCATTAAATATTTGCCGATTTCCATTACGATTTTATTGATGAATACGTCCGCACTTTTTGTGCCTTTACTGCTGTTTTTCTTCAAAGTCAGAACACCATTAAAAGTATTAGCTTGCAGTTTTATGGGTTTTGTCGGTGTATCCATCATTATGCTGACCAACGGCTCAATGAATATCAATCCTATCCATGTAGGCTACGCTTTGGGGGCGGCAGTATTAGCAGCCATGGCATTTATCAGCTTACAAGAGCTCAATAAACACAATTCACCTAAAAATATCGTGTTTTACTTTCACTTATTAGGCTCAATTTTATTGCCACTTTTTTTCATCGCACAGTGGAAAATGCCAACATTACATGGATTTGCATTACTGCTTTTGGTGGGCGGATTCGGTCTTATTTTCCAATTATTACTCACTCGCGCCTTTAAATACGCGCCAGCGAATGTCATTTTACGCCTTTTGCTTTTACCGGTGTCATTTTTCCAGCATCTGTGACTGGTTATTCTGGGATAACGTACCAAGCCTAAATTTCTGGATTGGTTCATTAGTCATTATTGTTGCCGTCAGTTTGCTTACTAGAATGCGGGCGAAATAGAGAAATCCGACCAAACATCTAAAATATAACTATTCTCAATAACATTGTTTGAATGTATAATCCAAACGCTTTTTATTATTGAGGACACAACATGAAAAAATTATTAAAAACCACTTTAGCTTCCGCATTATTGATGGCATCTGCATTTGCTAGTGCCGTCACGATTAAAGATGCAAAAGGCGAATTTACCCTTGATAAAACCCCAAGCCGTGTTGTGGCGTTGGAATATTCTTTTGTGGATGCCTTAGCCCAAGTCGGTGTAAGCCCAGTGGGTGTGGCCGACGATAACAAAGTCGATCGTATTCTGCCGCAAGTACGCGAAAAAATTGCTGCATGGCAATCCGTTGGCACGCGTTCTCAGCCAAGCCTTGAAGTAATAGCATCTCTCAAACCTGATTTAATTATTGCCGATCCTTCCCGTCACACAGCGGTGTTTGAAGAATTGAAAAAAATCGCACCAACGGTGATGTTCGATTCTCGTCATGAAAGCTATCAAGAAAACCTTGAAACAGCACAAAAAATTGGTGATTTAGTGGGTAAAAGCGCTGAAATGAAAGCGAAGATCAATGAACATAATGATTACATTGCCAACATTGCAAAAAATCTAGGTGTACAAGGCAAAAAAGCCTCATTTGGTACTTCCCGAGAAGATAAATTTAATATCCAAAATGACAATGGCTATGTGGGTAGTTTCTTAACGACATTAGGTTTTGCCCCAACCAAACTCAATAGCGATCAGGCTTTCGTGGAAATCAACCTTGAACAATTAGTAATGGAAAAACCGGAATACTTGTTCATCGCCCATTACCGTGATGAAAGTATTGCGCGCAAATGGGAAGCCGAGCCACTTTGGAAAGCCATTCCTGCCGTAAAAGCAAATCATGTTTACAGCGTTGACTCCGACATGTGGGCGCGTGGCCGCGGCTTAGAAGCGAGCAAAATTATGGCAAAACAAATTGAAGGTTTCGTGAAACAAAAATAATGATGAAGTCCACTTTCCGTTGGGGACTTCCCCTTATCATTCTGGCTTTCCTATTATGGGGAAGCCTGTTTTTGTATTATCCCATCGAAATTCGACCGCTTGCAGCGTTACAAGCGTTCCTCCCCGATGGCGATGAAATTGCCAAAATCACGGTAACCGATTTACGCCTACCTCGAGCATTAGTTGGCATGATTTTAGGTGCCAATCTTGCAGTGGCGGGGGCGTTGTTACAAACCATTACGCGCAATCCACTAGCCTCGCCTACGCTACTCAGCGTGAACTCGGGAGCCAGTCTTGCCATGGTGACCGCCAGTGCGTTTAGCCCCTTGATTCTTTCTGGTTATAGTATTGCCTTAGTGGCCAGTATCGGTGGCGGTCTGAGTTGGTTTGTGGTGATGCTGATCAGCAACGGATGGAAAGACAACAGTGGAGATCGTAGCCGAGTGATTTTAGCGGGGATTGCCGTATCACTACTTTGTGCAGCGCTGACGAAATTGGTGCTCATTATCGCGGAAGATCATGCCTTCGGTATTATGAGCTGGCTAGCTGGCGGCATTGCACATGCCCGTTGGAATGAATTATTGACGTTATTTCCGTTCTTTATTTTGACCGCACTTTTTTGCCTATTTTTTGCCAGCCGTTTGAACTTACTCAATTTAAGCGATGAATCCGCTCGTTCACTAGGCATCAATCTCTTCCGTTTACGTTGGTACGCTAACATCATGGCGTTATTGATTGTGGGTTCTAGTGTGAGTGTTGCTGGCCCTGTGGCCTTTATTGGCTTACTCGTGCCCCATCTTGCCCGCTATTGGATTGGTTATGACTTGCGAAAATCGCTCCCCATGGCGATGTTACTCGGCGCAATTTTAATGCTGGCTGCAGATACCATTGCCCGTGCGGTTAATTTCCCTAGTGAAGTGCCTGCTGGTGCGGTACTTGCCTTAATCGGTGCCCCAGTCTTTGTATTATTTGCCAGAGGAAGAGACTAATGCGAGCTTCTCATGTATCTTTTCGCGCTATCGGCTTTTATGTCATTACGCTTAGTTTGATGGTACTACTCTTTGGATTAAGTATTCGCCTTGGCACTTACACGCTTTCCTTTGAGGAAATTTGGGCGGCCTTTCAACCCGATGATAAAAACTATTTTACCTTGATGGAATATCGTCTACCCCGTGCAGTATTAGCGATTTTATTGGGTGGAGCTTTAGCAATTTCTGGTGTATTAGTACAAAGCGTAGTGCGCAATCCGCTTGCCTCTCCCGATATTTTAGGGATTAACAATGCGGCTGGGTTGGTTGCCGTTTCGGTATTGATGTTCTTGCCAAACTTGGCATTTTACTGGATGCCAATTTTTGCCTTTTTAGGCGGCGTACTCTCTTTTGTCATTTTATGGATCGTATGCGGCTTTAACTTCCGCCCTATCAAAATGGCAATTATTGGAGTCGCACTTTCCGCATTGTGGGCAGCCATTAGTCATTATCTGATGCTCACCAATCCGGTCGAGATCAACACAGCTATGTTATGGCTCACCGGTAGTCTATGGGGGCGCAGCTGGTCTTATTTGAATGTGGTATTGCCATGGTTAGTGGTATTGCTGCCCTTACCATTTATTTTCTGTCGCGATCTCGATACCCTTGGTTTAGGTGAAAACAAAGCCTCCACCTTGGGCGTAACCGTAAATAAAGTGCAAATTAGCGTTTTAGTGCTAGCGGTAGCTCTTTCCACTACAGCCGTGGCAATTTGTGGTCCAATTGCCTTTTTAGGCTTGGTTGCTCCGCATCTTGCCCGTCGTTTAGTCGGCGGCAGACATCGCATCCTATTACCGGCAGCCTTGATTATTGGCGCCCTCTTATTACAACTTTCGGATATTTTGGCGCGGGTGATTGACCCACCAACTGAGCTACCAGCGGGTATTCTGACTGCGATTATCGGTGCGCCATATTTCTTCTATTTATTGATGAGAACTAAATAATGAGCATTGAAATCAATAATTTATCTTTAGGTTATCAAGATAAACTCATGGTTAAAAATCTGTCGCTAAAATTCCCGAAAAATAAAGTGATTGCATTAATCGGCCCAAATGGCTGCTGTAAGTCCACCACATTAAAAGCGGTGGCTCGCTTGCTTAAGCCGAAAGAAGGTTCAATCACCCATAAAGGTCAAGATATTTGGCAAAAAAGCCCTAAAGAATATGCCCAAGAATTGGCTTTTCTCCCGCAACAACACTTGGTACCTGAAGGGATTAAAGTGCGGGAATTGATCGCCTACGGGCGTTCGCCTTACTTAAATCTTTGGGGCAAACTCAGCCCAAAAGATGAAGAATTGGTCACTTGGGCGATGGCGCAAACACAAACTACCGAATTCGCCGAACAGCTGGTTTTTGATTTATCTGGTGGTCAACAACAACGGGTATTTTTAGCCATGACTCTTGCGCAAGATGCTGAATTAGTGCTACTCGATGAGCCGACTACTTATCTGGATTTAAACCGCCAAGCAGAACTCATGGGCATGATGAGACAAATGCAACAAAACGGTAAAACCGTGATTACGGTGTTGCATGATCTCAACCAAGCCTGTCGCTATTGCGATCACTTAATCGTCATGAAAAAAGGTGCAGTAATGGCACAAGGTACGCCCGATGAAGTGATGACCGAAGAGTTACTGAAGGATGTTTTTGATTTGGATGTCATCATTCATCGTGATCCTATCAGCAATACACCGATGTTTATTTTGAAATAACTTTCAATCACTTTGATCTGCATCCCAAAATCTGGACACCTATTTTGAGGTGCAGATTATGTCCTACTCTTATCAATTTCGTTTGAAAATTATCAAACTCGTCACCGAACAGGATTATGGTATCCGTGAGGTGGCTAAACTTCATAAAATTTCCCACGCTCTCGTCATTTATTGGCTAAAAGCATTTCGGGAAAGAGGGATTGATGGCGTAAAATCACCTCATACAAACCTTCAAACGCCGAAAATAGCGAAGCCAAAGATGAAAAAGAAAGACATTGAAATCCCGGAAACTACAGACTTTTCACCTAAAGCGTTTAAAAAGTTACAACGAGAGCTCGCCTTGGCTCGTGCGGAGATTGCTTACCTAAAGGAGTTGGAGAAGCTCGACCGTCAAAAACAACGACAGAAAAATCATTGAAAGATTGAAGCCGGACCATGCGTTAAATGATTTACTTCATATGGCTAAAATGCCTCGCTCAAGCTTTTACTATAAAGAGATTAAGCGAAATTATCACGAGGTAAAAGAGGCTATCTTATCGCTGTATAAAAAGAACAGAAAACGAGATGGTTATCGCCCCATGACGTTTAAATTACGCCAAATGGGTTTTAATTTGAATCATAAAACGGTGTTAAAGCTGATGAACGAGTTAGGTATTCATTCCATTTTACGCAAGAAAAGCTTTATTTTTCACCGTTGATGGACTTGGCTAACCGAGAAATTATTGCCTATAACTTTGCGACACGCCCGAAGTTTTCATTGGTAAAAAAGATGTTAGAACAAGGGCTTAGTCGGCTTAAACCGACAGAATGCCCGATTATTCATAGCGACCAAGGTGTATTGTATGGCACGGCGGAATGGGAGAAAATGTTGGAGGGTAAAGCGGTTCAAAGTATGAGCCGCCGAGGAAATTGCTACGATAATGCGGTGATTGAAAGTTTTTTTGCGATACTAAAATCAGAGTGTTTTTATTCACGGAGCTATCATTCAATCGCTGAATTACAGGCTGAAATTGAAGAATATTTGGTGTATTACAATCAAGAACGAATTAAACTCGATTTAAAAGGATTGAGCCCGGTACAATACCGAGCTCAATATTTAAGTTAACTAACCTGTCCAACTTTTTGGGGGCAGATCAAAGTGCGGTCAAATCAAATTGACCGCATTTTTTTTAGCAAACGCCTTGTTTTTGCCGAACATTTTCCTCATATCTTTGTCAGACGAGACACTTTTTTGACACATATTTACTTGGAGAGATTATGAAAAAAAGACATTTCGTATTAAGCGGTATCGCGTTAGGTTTAAGCGTTTTAAGCAGTTCTTTCAGCACGCAAGCAAGCTTGCCGAGTTTTATCAGCGAACAAAACAGCTTGGCGCCAATGTTGGAAAAAGTACAACCGGCGGTAGTGACGATTTCCGTAGAAGGAAAAGTCAAAAATGCCGGACGCTCTGCTCTACCGGACGATATCCCGGAAGAATTTAAATTCTTCTTCGGCGATCAATTTGTCGATCAATTCGGTAGCCGTCGTGATGGCGGACGCAACTTTCGCGGCTTAGGTTCCGGTGTAATTATTGATGCGGATAAAGGCTACGTATTGACCAATAATCACGTGATTAACGAAGCGGATAAAATTAACGTTACATTACAAGACGGACGTGAATTTAAAGCGAAATTAGTGGGTAAAGACGAGCAATCGGACATCGCGCTGCTTCAAATTGAAAAACCG
Above is a genomic segment from Aggregatibacter sp. HMT-949 containing:
- a CDS encoding transposase — encoded protein: MSYSYQFRLKIIKLVTEQDYGIREVAKLHKISHALVIYWLKAFRERGIDGVKSPHTNLQTPKIAKPKMKKKDIEIPETTDFSPKAFKKLQRELALARAEIAYLKELEKLDRQKQRQKNH
- a CDS encoding Fe(3+) dicitrate ABC transporter substrate-binding protein, whose protein sequence is MKKLLKTTLASALLMASAFASAVTIKDAKGEFTLDKTPSRVVALEYSFVDALAQVGVSPVGVADDNKVDRILPQVREKIAAWQSVGTRSQPSLEVIASLKPDLIIADPSRHTAVFEELKKIAPTVMFDSRHESYQENLETAQKIGDLVGKSAEMKAKINEHNDYIANIAKNLGVQGKKASFGTSREDKFNIQNDNGYVGSFLTTLGFAPTKLNSDQAFVEINLEQLVMEKPEYLFIAHYRDESIARKWEAEPLWKAIPAVKANHVYSVDSDMWARGRGLEASKIMAKQIEGFVKQK
- a CDS encoding IS3 family transposase; amino-acid sequence: MPRSSFYYKEIKRNYHEVKEAILSLYKKNRKRDGYRPMTFKLRQMGFNLNHKTVLKLMNELGIHSILRKKSFIFHR
- the fecC gene encoding iron-dicitrate ABC transporter permease FecC, giving the protein MMKSTFRWGLPLIILAFLLWGSLFLYYPIEIRPLAALQAFLPDGDEIAKITVTDLRLPRALVGMILGANLAVAGALLQTITRNPLASPTLLSVNSGASLAMVTASAFSPLILSGYSIALVASIGGGLSWFVVMLISNGWKDNSGDRSRVILAGIAVSLLCAALTKLVLIIAEDHAFGIMSWLAGGIAHARWNELLTLFPFFILTALFCLFFASRLNLLNLSDESARSLGINLFRLRWYANIMALLIVGSSVSVAGPVAFIGLLVPHLARYWIGYDLRKSLPMAMLLGAILMLAADTIARAVNFPSEVPAGAVLALIGAPVFVLFARGRD
- the fecD gene encoding Fe(3+) dicitrate ABC transporter permease subunit FecD, translating into MRASHVSFRAIGFYVITLSLMVLLFGLSIRLGTYTLSFEEIWAAFQPDDKNYFTLMEYRLPRAVLAILLGGALAISGVLVQSVVRNPLASPDILGINNAAGLVAVSVLMFLPNLAFYWMPIFAFLGGVLSFVILWIVCGFNFRPIKMAIIGVALSALWAAISHYLMLTNPVEINTAMLWLTGSLWGRSWSYLNVVLPWLVVLLPLPFIFCRDLDTLGLGENKASTLGVTVNKVQISVLVLAVALSTTAVAICGPIAFLGLVAPHLARRLVGGRHRILLPAALIIGALLLQLSDILARVIDPPTELPAGILTAIIGAPYFFYLLMRTK
- the fecE gene encoding Fe(3+) dicitrate ABC transporter ATP-binding protein FecE, translating into MSIEINNLSLGYQDKLMVKNLSLKFPKNKVIALIGPNGCCKSTTLKAVARLLKPKEGSITHKGQDIWQKSPKEYAQELAFLPQQHLVPEGIKVRELIAYGRSPYLNLWGKLSPKDEELVTWAMAQTQTTEFAEQLVFDLSGGQQQRVFLAMTLAQDAELVLLDEPTTYLDLNRQAELMGMMRQMQQNGKTVITVLHDLNQACRYCDHLIVMKKGAVMAQGTPDEVMTEELLKDVFDLDVIIHRDPISNTPMFILK